The DNA segment GGGCCGCGAGGGCGGGCCGGACGCGGTCGTCGAGGGCCTCCTCGCCTTCGCCGCCGACCTGCGCGCGCACGGCGCCGAGCACCTCGGCGCCCCCGCGCTCGCGGCCGGCGTCGCCGTCCCCGGCACCGTCGACGAGGCGACCGGCACCGCCCTGTACTCGGCCAACCTCGGCTGGCGCGACGTACCGCTGCGCGCGCTGCTCGCCGAGCGGCTCGGCATGCCCGTCGCCCTCGGCCACGACGTGCGCACCGGCGGCCTCGCCGAGGGCCGCGCCGGGGCCGGCCGGGGCGCGGACCGCTTCCTGTTCGTCGCGCTCGGCACCGGCATCGCCGGGGCGATCGGGCTGGCCGGCGGGGTCGAGGCGGGCGCCAACGGCTTCGCCGGGGAGATCGGCCACATCGTCGTACGCCCCGGCGGCCGCCCCTGCCCCTGCGGCCAGACCGGCTGCCTGGAGCGGTACGCCTCCGCCGCCGCCGTCGGCACCGCGTGGGCACGGCTGAGCGGGCGCCCGGACGCCGACGCCGCCGACTGCGCGCGGGCCGTCGCCGCCGGGGACCCGGACGCGGCCCGCGTCTGGACCGAGGCGGTCGACGCGCTCGCCGACGGCCTCGTCACCGCGCTCACCCTGCTCGACCCCGGCACACTGATCGTCGGCGGCGGGCTCGCCGAGGCCGGTGACGTGCTGTTCCGGCCGCTCGGGGCCGCCATCGAGCGGCGGCTCACCTTCCAGGCCGCGCCCGTCCTGCTCCCGGCCGCGCTCGGCGACGGCGCCGGCTGCCTGGGCGCGGCGCTGCTCGCCCAGGACCTGCTCCAGCACATCCCCCAGACCACGGAGGTACGCACCTGATGGCCGACAACAGCGCACGCCCGCTGGTGCTCACCGGCGGCACCGTGGTGCTGCCCACCGGCGAGGTGCCCGGCGGGCAGGTCGCCGTCGACGGCCGCCGGATCGCGGAGCGCGCGCCCGAGGGCGCCGACGTGCTCGACGTGACCGGGCACTGGGTGGTCCCCGGCTTCGTGGACCTGCACAACCACGGCGGCGGCGGAGCGGCCTTCTCCGGCGGCGCCGAGGCCGCGCTCACCGCCGTCCGTACGCACCGCGAGCACGGCACCACCACGCTGGTCGCCTCCACCGTCACCGACGACCTGGACGTCCTGGCCCGCCAGGCCGGAATCCTGGCCGAGCTGGCCGAGCAGGGCGACATCGCGGGCGTCCACTTCGAGGGCCCGTTCATCTCCCCGTGCCGCAAGGGCGCGCACTCCGAGGCGCTGCTGCGCGACCCGGACCCGGCCGAGGTCCGCAAGCTGGTCGACGCGGCGCGCGGCCACGCGAAGATGGTCACCCTCGCCACCGAACTGCCGGGCGGCCTGGACTCCGTACGCCTCCTCGCCGAGCACGGTGTGATCGCGGCCGTCGGGCACACCGACGCGAGCTACGAGCAGACGGTCGCCGCGATCGACGCGGGCGCCACCGTCGCCACCCACCTCTTCAACGCGATGCCCCCCATCGGCCACCGCGACCCCGGCCCGATCACCGCGCTGCTGGAGGACGGCCGGGTCACCGTCGAGCTGATCAACGACGGCACCCATCTGCACCCGGCCGCACTGCAGTTGGCCTTCCACCACGCGGGCGCCGGGCGGGTCGCCTTCATCACCGACGCGATGGACGCGGCGGGCTCCGCCGACGGCCGCTATCTGCTCGGCCCGCTGGAGGTCGAGGTCCAGGGCGGCGTGGCCCGGCTGGTGGAGGGCGGCTCGATCGCGGGCTCCACGCTGACCCTGGACCGCGCCTTCCGGCGGGCGGTCACCGTGGACGGGCTCCCGGTCGCGGACGTGGTCCGGGCGCTGTCGGCCAACCCGGCCCGGCTGCTCGGCATGGCGGACCGGGTGGGCTCGCTGGAGCCCGGCAAGGACGCCGACCTCGTGCTGCTGGACGCCGACTTCGCGCTCAAGGGCGTCATGCGCCGGGGCGAATGGGTGATCACGCCCCAACTGCCCTGATCCGTACCCGGCTTCGAAAGACGGCGTCCGTCCCTCAACTGGGCCGGACGCCGTCTCTTTGGCATGATCGGGGCCCCGGAAGCCGAGGTGTACGGACCATCGAGGGAGGTCGGACCGGGTGATCCTGACGGTCACGCTGAACACCGCTCTCGACATCACGTACCGCGTGCCGTCGCTGCGCCCGCACGCCGAGCACCGGGTGTCGGAGGTCGTGGAGCGGCCCGGCGGCAAGGGTGTCAACGTGGCCCGGGTGCTGGCCGCGCTCGGGTACGCGGTGACGGTCACCGGGTTCGCGGGCGGCCCGACCGGCCAGGTGCTGCGCGAGCGGCTCGCGGAGACGCCGGGGATCACGGACGCGCTGGTGCCGGTCGCCGGACCGACCCGCCGCACGATCGCCGTGGTGGACCAACTCGTCGGCGACACGACCCAGTTGAACGAGCCCGGCCCGCACATCGGCCCCGCCGAGTGGGCCGCCTTCCTGCGCGCCTACGACACCCTCCTCGCGGACGCCTCGGCGGTCGCCCTCTGCGGCAGCCTGCCGCCGGGCGTGCCGGTGGGCGCGTACGCGGGGCTGATACGGGTGGCCAGGACGGCCGGGGTGCCGGTGCTGCTGGACACGGGCGGGGAACCGCTGCGGCGCGGGATCGCGGCCCGGCCCGACATCGTCAAGCCCAACGCGGCGGAACTGGCCGAGCTCACCGGCTCCCACGAGCCGGCCCGCGCCACCCGCGACGCCCGCCGCCGGGGTGCCCAGGCCGTGGTCGCCTCCCTGGGCGCGGAAGGACTGCTGGCCGCGACCCCGGAGGGCCACTGGCGCGCCGCGCCGCCCGCCCGGCTGCGCGGCAACCCGACCGGCGCGGGCGACGCGGCGGTGGCGGGTCTGCTGTCCGGCCTGGTGGACGGCCTGACCTGGCCCGACCGTCTCACCCGCGCCACCGCCCTGTCGGCGGCGGCCGTACTGGCGCCCACGGCCGGGGAGTTCGACCCGGCGGACTACGCACGCCTGCTGGCGGCGGCCACGGTGACGGACGAGGAGTCGGCGGCGTGAAAGCCCCTCCGGGCTAGCCGCGCCAGCCCTTCTCCAGCCAGAACTGGTCCAGGTTGACGTCGCACTGGTTGCCGCTGCCGCAGGAGATGCTGATGGTGTTCGAGCCCTTCTGGAGCTGGAGGTTGGCCCAGGTGTGGGTCCAGCCGCGCTCCCAGTCGCCCTCGGGGGCGTGGGCGAAGTTCGACATGTTCAGCGGGCGGTTCTGCGAGGTGCCGTTGATCGTCAGCGTGGTGTTGGCGTCCTTGCCGGGCACGCCGTAGTTGACGTTCAGCGTGTACTTGCCGGGCTTCGGCACGTCCACCGTCCAGGTCACCGACGCGCCGGGCTGGTTCAGGCCGCCCACGTAGGAGCCGCCCGCCGACTTCGCGCCCTTGACGTCGGAGGCCGGGGCGGCGCCGCCCGCGAGCTGTACCGCGTCGTCGACCGCGTCGGCCTTCGGCAGCTCGCCGGCCTCGCCGGTGCTGGTCGCCTTCGGGCTCGGCGGGGCCTCCTGCGACTGGGTCGGGGACGCGTCCGCCTGGTTGCCGTTCTTGTCGTCGGAGTCGCCGTTGAGCATCGCGATGCTGATGCCGATGACGACCGCGGCGACCACCGCGATGGCGCCGATCAGCAGACCCTTGGTGTTCGGCCCGCGCCGCCCGCCGCCACCGCCGCCGCCGTGCGACGACTGCCGGGGGGCGGGAGCGCCGCCGGGCATCGTCTCCGGGGCCTGGTAGTGGGCCGCCGTCGTCTGCCCGTAGCCACCCTGCTGCTGCGGGGCGGTCTGCTGCGGCTGGCCGTACCGGCGCTCACCGACCGGGCGCACCCTGTTGACCGCGTTGGGGTAGCCGTAACCGCCGGACGGCGGCTGGGCCCCCCGGGCCTGGCCGTCGGCGTACAGGTAGCCGAACGGGTCGTCTTCCTCGGGCTTGCTCGCGCCGTTGTCGCCGGGCGTCATCCCTGGGTACTCCTCAACAAGTGCGGGCGGGCGGGGTACGGGGTTGGAATGGCGAGCCTACCCTCCCGCACACCCCGATTCGCTCGGACAGGGGACCCCCGAACGGGCGCCCGAAGCGCGGAGCCCAGCACTGTCAGCGCACTGACCTGCGTTTCACCCGGCACGCCGATGCTGTTTGGGACGAGATCGTTTCTCAACGTACATCCGCTCGTCGGCGGACTTCAGGACTTCGTCGGCCGTCATCCCGCAGTGCGCCCAGCCGATGCCGAAGCTGGCGCCCACCCGGACCGCCCGCCCCTCGGCGCGGATCGGCTGGATGATCTCGTTGCGCAGCCGCACCGCGAGGTCGGCGGCGTCGGCCTGGCCGAGGCCGTCGGCGAGGATCACGAACTCGTCGCCGCCGAGCCGGGCCACGGTGTCGCCGTCCCGCAGGCCCGCGCTGAGCCGCCGGGCCACCTCGATGAGGACCGCGTCACCCGCGTTGTGCCCGAAGCGGTCGTTGATCGACTTGAAGCCGTCGAGGTCGCAGAAGAGGACCGCGAGCCCCTTGGTGCCGTCGTCCGGGCCCTGCTCGGGGGCGACGGTGTGCACATGGTGGTCGAAGGCGTCGTACGCCTCCGCGCCCGGCGCGAAGTCGAAGCCATGGGCGTCGCCGGCGCCGGCCGGGTGGCCGTAGGCGGCGTCCAGGGAGTCCAGCGCGTCGAGGTGGGCCGGGCGGCGGCACAGCCGGGCGGCGAGCCGGGAGCGCAGCTCGGCGGAGTTGGGCAGCCCGGTCAGGGAGTCGTGGGAGGCGCGGTGGGCGAGCTGGAGCTCGCGGCGCTTGCGCTCCTCTATGTCCTCGACGTGGGTGAGCAGGAAGCGCGGGCCGTCGGCCGCGTCGGCGACCACCGAGTTGCGCAGCGACACCCACACATAGCTGCCGTCGCGCCGGGCGAGCCGCAGCTCGGCCCGGCCGCCCTCGGCGGAGGTGCGCAGCAGGGTGCCGATGTCCTCGGGGTGGACGAGGTCGGAGAAGGCGTAGCGGCGCATCGCGGAGGCGGGCCGGCCGAGGAGGCGGCACAGGGCGTCGTTGGTGCGCAGGATGCGGCCGTGCTGGTCGCCGCCCATCTCGGCGATGGCCATGCCGGAGGGGGCGTATTCGAACGCCTGGCGGAAGGATTCCTCACTGGCGCGCAGGGCCTGCTGGTCGCGCTCCAGGCGGACCAGGGCGCGCTGCATGTTGGCGCGCAGGTGGGCGTTGCTGATGGCGATGGCGGCCTGGAAGGCGTACATCTGCAGGGCCTCGCGGCCCCAGGCGCCGGGGCGGCGGCCGGTGAGGGGGCGGTCGACGGATATGACGCCGAGCAGTCCGCCGCGGGCGCCGCCCTGGGCGCCGGGGGCGTACATCGGGGCGAAGAGGCGGTCACCGGGGTGCCACTCGTCGGGGACCCGGGGGGCGGGGCCGTCGGTGTACCACTGGGGGACGTCGTCGTCGTCCAGGACCCAGCCCTCGGTGTGCGGTATGAACACCAGGTCGCCCCAGAGTTCGCCCATGCCCAGCCGGCGGTCCCAGGACTCGCGGGAGCCGGTGCGGCCGGTGATGAGGGCCTCGGCGGCGGAGTTGCCAGAGACGGCGGCGACGACGAGGTCGCCGTCGGGGCGGACGAGGTTCACGCAGGCCATCTCGTAGCCGAGGGCGCCGACCGCGCCGTCCGCGACGATCTGGAGGGTGTCGGCCTGGCTGCGCGCGGTGTTCATCTCGGCCATGACCTGGTGCAGCTGACGCAGTGACGTCAGAGGGACGTACGGCTCCTGATCGGTCTCCATGCTCGCCCTCCCCCTGCTGTCCACAGGCTTTCCGCCACTGAATCACAGCGCGCTGCTCACTCGGTACACAGGGTCAACAATTCCGTACTCCTTGTGACTCAAGTCACAGGAGAACTTGAACAATTGAGTGCAGTTTCCGCACTTTCCCGTTGCGTTCTCCGATCGCAAAGGCTGCGAACTTGCGCATATGCCGCCGGCCGGTCCGGGGCGGGTGCTTCCCGCACAGGTCCGGTCCTTTGGTCCTAGGTCCCGGCTGGGCCGGAGGCCCGATGCGGCGGGCACCGGCGGCCGATTAGCGTTTCCGGCGTGCTGAACCCTCCCTCCCCCACCGCCGCGGCCGCTTCTGTGCATGCTGAGGGGGTGAGCGACGACGAGTTCCGGGCCGCGATGTCCCGGCTGGCCGCGGGCGTGGTCCTGGTGACCGCGCAGGAACCGCCGCTGGACCCCGACGACCCGCACGCGCCGGGCGGCGAGGACGCGGGCATGACGGCCACGGCCTTCATGTCGGTCTCGCTGGACCCGCCGCTGGTGCTGGTCAGCCTGCGCACCGGGTCCCGGATGGACGACCTGCTGGACGAGCAGCCGCTCTGGGCGGTGTCCGTCCTCGCCGACCACCAGCGGCAGATCGCGGGCCGCTTCGCCATGAAGGGCCGGGTCAGCGACCGACTCCTCTTCGCCGACCTCGCCTGCGACCGCGGCGAGGTCAGCGGCGCCCCGCTGATCCCGGACGCGCTCGCCACCCTGGAGTGCCGCACCGAGCAGCGTGTCGAGGCCGGCGACCACACCCTGGTCATCGGCCGCGTCCTGACGGCCCGCGTCCCGAGCGCGGAGGGCGGCCCGCTGCTGTACTACCGGGGCCGGTACCGGCACTTGGGCTGAGGCCCGTAAATAGGGGGCGTCCGGCGGACCGCCCCGCCTAGGGTGCGCGCATGTCACTCCGTCTTGCCGAGGTCACATCCGCGAACCTGGAAACCGCTCTGGCCGTCCGCGTACGGCCCGACCAGGAGCACGCCGTCGAACCGGTCGCGCACTCGCTCGCCGAGGCGTACGTGCGTCCCGCCGGGGTGGCCTGGCCGCGGCTGATCCTCGACGGGGACGAGACGGTCGGCTTCCTGATGGCCTTTCTGGACATCGACTGGCGCGCGGACGGCGGCAGCCTGCGCCGCTCCGGACTGTGGCGGCTGAACATCGACGCAGCCCGACAGGGCAAGGGCTACGGGCGGTTCGCCGTGGAGTCGGTCGCGGCCGAACTGCGGCGGCGCGGCTGCGGGGAGCTGTACGTCACCTGGCATCCGGGGGCGGACGGCCCCGGGGAGTTCTACCGCCGGCTCGGCTTCCGCACGACCGACGAGACCAGCGGGGGCCAGACGGTCGGGGTGCTCGACCTCGGGGTCTAGCCCCAGTCCCGGCCCGAGCGGCCCCGCTTGGTGTCCGCGCGCTGCTTCTTCTCCCTGAGCCGGCGTTCGTTGATGCCGCGTGGGATGCGGGTGGGGCGGCGGGGCTTGGGCGGGGGTGCGGTGGCCTCGGCGAGGAGGGCGGCGAGGCGTACGGCGGCGGTCTCGCGGTTGCGCCACTGGGAGCGGTGCTCGGAGGACCGTACGACGATCACACCGTCCACCAGGCGGGTGGCCAGGCGTTCCAGCGCGCGTTCCTTCCACACCGGGGGGAGCGCTTCGGTGCGGGCGAGGTCGTAGCGCAGCTCCACCTGGGAGTCGCTGGTGTTGACGTGCTGGCCGCCGGGCCCGGAGGACCGCGAGAAACGCCAGGTCAGCTCGGCCTCGGGAAGCGAGACCGAGCCACGGATGAGATAGGGCCCGGACATGTGTCCCATGTTCCCGGCTCCGGGCACCCCGAGTCACCCCGATTTCCGGCACACCTGCCGAGGGCTTTCGGGCAGCTCGGTAAAAAAGGTAAAGCGGGCGGAACCTGAGGGACCCCTCCCGCCGTTCTAACCGGTGACGTAGCTTCGTCGGCAAGATACTCAAAAGGGAAGGGACTCCCAATCATGGCTGTAAGCCTGTCCAAGGGTGGCAACGTCTCGCTCACCAAGGAGGCTCCGGGCCTGACGGCCGTCACCGTGGGCCTCGGCTGGGACGTCCGCACCACCACCGGCACGGACTTCGACCTTGACGCCTCCGCCATCGCGGTCAACGGCCAGGGCAAGGTCTACTCCGACCAGCACTTCGTCTTCTTCAACAACAAGCAGACGCCGGACAGCTCCATCGTCCACACCGGCGACAACCGCACGGGCGAGGGCGACGGCGACGACGAGGCGATCAACGTCAACCTGGCCGCTCTCCCGGCCGACGTCGAGAAGATCGTCTTCCCGGTCTCCATCTACGACGCCGAGAACCGTGGCCAGAACTTCGGCCAGGTCCGCAACGCGTACATCCGCATCGTCAACCAGGCGGGCGGCGCCGAGCTCGCCCGCTACGACCTCTCCGAGGACGCGGCCACCGAGACCGCCATGGTCTTCGGCGAGCTGTACCGCAACGGCGCGGAGTGGAAGTTCCGCGCCGTCGGCCAGGGCTACGCCTCCGGCCTGGTCGGCATCGCCCAGGACTTCGGCGTGAACGTCTGAGAACGCCTGCCACCGGCTCCGGGGTTCGCCCCCGGGGCCGGTTGCGGCTTTTCCCGGGCCGGAGCCCCGCTCGCCGAACTGGCCGGGCGGGCGGGTCGAACCTCCGCCGTGGGACCATCTGACGTGCTCGACATCGGCTACGCGCTCTCCAACCGCTTCCCGGACCCCCCGCAGACGGACTACCGGCGGGCGGATGTCCGGGCGCTTCGGCACGATCTGTTCTGTGGGGACGTGTATCTGGCCGACACGAAGTCGGACCGGGAGTTGTCCACAGCCTGGGGATGGGTGCCGGTGCTGGACTTCGCGTGGGCGTTGTGCGACATCGCGGAGCAGTTGGACAAGGACCCGAGGGGCTCGCGTGCCTCCCGTCCGCAGCGCGCGGAGCTGGACTTCACCGAGTCCACCGACCGCATGCTGTTCGAGCGCCGCTTCGGCTGGGTGGACATCGAGTCGGACTGGATGCCCGCCGAGGAACCCCCGCTGAGCTTCTCGCACGCCGAGTTCCGCCGGGAGGCCCGGGACTTCCTGCACGACGTCATCGCGGACCTGACCGACATGCACGAGGACCTCGCCGAGAACCCCGCGATCTGGACCCTCCAGGCCCGCTACCCCCGTATCTCCTAGGCTCCCTCCACCTTGATCCCCAGCTCCGCCGCCAGCAGCGGGGCGAGGTCCAGCAGCTGGCCCGTGCCGATCAGGGCGCCCGAGAGCCGGTCGAGGCCGCGGGTGATCTCCAGTGGAGCGGCCCCCCGCAGGTCGACGTCCTTCAGGGTGGCGCGGGAGAGGTCGGCGGACTTCAGGGCGCAGTCGATGAACTCCACCCGCTCCAGCCGGGCCCCGCCGAAGTCCGGCTCCACCAGCACGCAAGACTCGAAGACCACGTCCTTCAGCCGCGCCTCCCGCAGGTTGAGGAAGTCGAGCTTGCCCCCGCGCACCACCACCCGCTCCAGCACCGCCCCGTGCAACTGGGCGCCGCCGAGCCGGGGCGAGCGGAACTCCACGTCCCGGAAGGTGGCCTCGGCGAGTTGCGTACCCACCCCCCGCACCCCGTCGAGCACCGAGTCCAGCACCCGCGCCCGCCCGAGCCCGGTCTCGTCCAGTACGCACCCGGTGAGCACGCAGTCCATGAACCGCGCGCCCCCGCCCTGCTGCCCCGACAGGTCGGCCCGCTGGAACTCCAGCCCGTCGTAGTCCCCGTCCCGCTCCAGCTCCGCGTCCGCCCAGGGAGCGAGCGGCGGCAGCCGCAAATCCGGCCGCCGCGCACCCCGTACCGCCGGGCCGCCGCCCGTGCCCGTAGCCCGCCTCGTCACCATGCGCCCATGCTGCACCCCCGCACTGACACCGCCCTCCCCCGAGCACCCCTCCGACGCGGATGCGGCACGCACCGATCCATGGTCTTCTGGCCAGATGAGCATCGGCCGAACGGGTGAGCGCGGTCCGGTCCCCGCCGGAACCGAGGCAGCCGATCCCCGCCGCTGGTGGGGCCTCGTCGTGATCGCGCTGGCCCAACTGATGGTGGTGCTGGACGCGACGATCGTGAACATCGCCCTGCCCTCCGCGCAGCGCGCCCTGCACATGTCCGACGGCAACCGGCAGTGGGTCATCACGGCCTACACCCTCGCCTTCGGCGGGCTCCTGCTGCTGGGCGGCCGGATCGCGGACCTGGTGGGGCGCAAACGCACCTTCGTCATCGGCCTGATCGGCTTCGCGCTGGCCTCCGCTCTGGGCGGCGCGGCGGGCAGTTCCGGAATGCTGTTCGGCGCCCGCGCCCTCCAGGGCGTGTTCGCGGCCCTGCTCGCGCCGTCCGCGCTGTCCCTGCTGACCACGACCTTCACCGACCCGCGCGAACGCGGCAAGGCGTTCGGGATCTACGGGGCGCTCGCGGGCAGCGGCTCGGCGATCGGGTTCATCCTGGGCGGGCTGCTCACCGAGTACCTGAACTGGCGCTGGTGCCTGTACGTCAACGTGCCGATCGCGGTCGTCGCCGTCCTCGGCGCCTTCGCCCTGCTGCACGACCGCCCCGGCCACGGCGGCACCGCCCGGCTCGACGTGCCCGGCGCGGTGCTCGGCTGCGGCGGTCTGGTGGCCATCGTCTACGGGTTCAGCGAGGCCGAGCCGCGCGGCTGGACCGATCCGCTGGTGCTGGCGCTGTTCGCGGTGGGCATCGCGCTGCTGGCGGTGTTCGTGTGGTGGCAGAACCGGGCACCGGACCCGCTGCTGCCGCTGCACATCGTGCGGGACCGCAACCGCGCGGGCTGCTTCCTCACCATGCTGCTCGCGGTGATCGGCATGTTCGGGCTGTTCCTGTTCATGACCTACTACCTCCAGGTCATCCTCGGCTACTCCCCCGTCCGCGCGGGCCTCGGCTTCCTGCCGCTGACCGCCGCGATCATCATCGGCTCGACCCAGATATCGGCGCGGCTGCTGAACCGGGTGGCGCCGCGCATGCTGATGGTGCCGGGCATGCTGCTGGCCTGCGCGGGGCTGCTGCTGCTCACGCGGATGACCGTGCACTCGTCGTACACCTCGGAGATCCTGCCGGCGCTGCTGCTGCTCGGGCTCGGCATGGGCCTCACCTTCATGCCGGTGTTCGCCACCGCCACGGCCGGGGTCGCCCCACGCGACTCCGGGGTCACCTCGGCGACCGTCAACACCGCCCAGCAGGTCGGCGGCTCGATCGGTACGGCCCTGCTCAACACCGTCGCCACCACCAGCGCCGCCGCCTATGTCACCGCCCACCTGCGCAGCCCGGCCGACCGGGCCACCGTGGTCCCGGCGGGCGTGGTGCACGGGTACACGGTGGCCATCTGGTGGGCGGCCGCGGTGATGCTGCTGGCCGCCGTGGTGGCGGGGCTGATGGTCACGACGAAGCCGCCCCGGCACGGGGTGTCCGCGCAGGCGCAGGTGCGGGAGTCAGTCGGCTGAGCGGGCCAGGTCCGCCAGGGCGTCGTCGGTGAGGCGGTACACGGTCCACTCGTCCTGGGGGCGGGCGCCGAGCTTGTCGTAGAAGCCGATGGCGGGGCGGTTCCAGTTCAGCACCGACCACTCCAGGCGCTCGTAGCCGCGTTCGGCGCAGATCCGGGCCAGCCCGGTGAGGAGGGCCCGGCCGTGGCCGCCGCCGCGTGCGGTGGGGCGGACGTACAGGTCCTCCAGGTGGATGCCGTGCACTCCGCGCCAGGTGGAGAAGTTCAGGAACCACAGCGCGAAGCCGGCGGGCTCGCCGGTGGTGTCGTCCACCGCGAGGTGCGCGTACGCCGCCGGGCGCTCGCCGAACAGCGCCTGGTGCAGCTGCGCCTCGGTGGCCCGCGCCTCGTCGGGCTCCTTCTCGTACTCGGCCAGCTCGCGGATCATCGTGTGGATGACGGGGACGTCGTCGGGGCGCGCGGTACGGATCATGCCCGGCAGCGTAGTCAGCCGGACGGCGCGGCCCGGCTCCGGAACGGCTTCCACGTACTCCCCCGGTCCCGCGTCAGCGGATAGCAGGCCAGCCCGATCAGCGCGGCCAGCGCGTGCCCGACGTCGGTGAAGGTCCGGCCGTCGACGAGGGGGACGGTGTAGACGGCGAGCAGCACCGCGAGGTACGCGTACCGCCAGGGCGGCGCGATCCGGTACGTCAGCACGCCCATGACCCCCGCGAGGGCGTAACTCACCCCGATATCGAGCGTGTTCACAGCCGAAGCCGGAGCATGCCCGTCGTTTATCGCCCTCAGCAGCGCCAGCTCGCTGATCAGCGTGGCCAGCACATGCGCCGCCACGCACACCACCACCCACCGGACCGTCCCCAGCCACCGCTCCGCCTGCGCGTGAAACACGCTGTACGCCACCGCGTACGGCAGCCAGCGCCCCCCGTCGATCCACATCCCACTCGTGATCAGCACCCGCACCGGGTTCTGCGACAGCTCATGAATATTGGTCGATCGCTGCCGCAAGAACTCCTTCTCGAACTCCGGCGACATGTGATGCATAGCCACAGTGGTCACAAAAAGCACCCCCAGCCACACATAGGTCCCGGGCGCGGACCGCACATAGGCCACGACCGCCCGGAACCCTCGTCGCACTCCGCCGACCCGGCTCACACCGCCAGTATGGGCGGCCGGATGCGCCGGGGCCCGGCGAGCCTCCGGTCGGCCCGGTAGGCCGATCGGGTGACCCCTCACAGACACGCCCCCGGACGGACCATCGCGCGGAATACCGGATGAAACGGTCATACCGTACGCGGTATGAAGAGATGTCACCTCGTATATCTCGCCTGTAGCGCGGCGCTCGTGAGTGCGGGTGTGGGGGCGGTCCCGGCGGCCGCCGCTCACCAGACGCTCGTGGTCCGTCCGGGCGGGTCGATCCAGAAGGCCGTCGACGCCGCGCGGGCCGGGGACACCGTGCTGGTGCTCGCCGGCACCTACCACGAGAGCGTGCAGATCGGCACGGACCGCATCACGCTGCGCGGCGCGGGCGCCCGTACGATCGTCAAGCCCGCCGCCGTCAAGACCGGCAAGGACGCCAACACCTGCGCCCAGAACGGCAACGGCATCTGCGTCCTCGGCACCAAGAAGAAGGACGTCCGGGACGTCACCGTCGCCGACCTCACCGTCACCGGGTTCGCCCGCGCCGGCGTCTTCGGCATGGCGACCGACCGCATGACGGTCCGCCATGTGCACGCCGTCGACAACGACACCTGGGGCATCGCCCAGGAGCGCTCCACGGGCGGTGTGTTCCGCGAGAACGTCGCCGAGCGCAACGGCGACGCCGGACTCTTCCTCGCCAACACCATCAAGGAGGAGGCAGGGGCGTACGACGCGGGAGGCGCCCTCGTCGAGCACAACCGCCTCGACGACAACCGCATCGGCGTCACCGTCCGCCGCCTGCGCGACGTCAACGTGCAGGACAACGGCATCAGCGGCAACTGCGCCGGTGTCTTCGTCGTCGGCGACGAGAACACCCCCAAGGCCGGTCACCTCACCGTCGCCCGCAACCGCGTCACGCAGAACAACAAGTCCTGCCCGAAGACCGAGCGCCTGCCCGCCCTCCAGGGCTCCGGCATCGTGCTGACCGGTGTCGAGCAGACCCGCGTGACCGGCAACTACGTGCGCGGCAACGCCGGCAAGTCCCCGCTCTCCGGCGGCATCGTGCTCTTCAAGAGCATGGTCGGCACCCTCGGCGAGAACAACCGCGTCGACGGCAACACCCTGTCGGCCAACGCCCCCGCGGACCTGGTGAACACCG comes from the Streptomyces seoulensis genome and includes:
- a CDS encoding GNAT family N-acetyltransferase, whose protein sequence is MSLRLAEVTSANLETALAVRVRPDQEHAVEPVAHSLAEAYVRPAGVAWPRLILDGDETVGFLMAFLDIDWRADGGSLRRSGLWRLNIDAARQGKGYGRFAVESVAAELRRRGCGELYVTWHPGADGPGEFYRRLGFRTTDETSGGQTVGVLDLGV
- the arfB gene encoding alternative ribosome rescue aminoacyl-tRNA hydrolase ArfB; translated protein: MSGPYLIRGSVSLPEAELTWRFSRSSGPGGQHVNTSDSQVELRYDLARTEALPPVWKERALERLATRLVDGVIVVRSSEHRSQWRNRETAAVRLAALLAEATAPPPKPRRPTRIPRGINERRLREKKQRADTKRGRSGRDWG
- a CDS encoding TerD family protein, which gives rise to MAVSLSKGGNVSLTKEAPGLTAVTVGLGWDVRTTTGTDFDLDASAIAVNGQGKVYSDQHFVFFNNKQTPDSSIVHTGDNRTGEGDGDDEAINVNLAALPADVEKIVFPVSIYDAENRGQNFGQVRNAYIRIVNQAGGAELARYDLSEDAATETAMVFGELYRNGAEWKFRAVGQGYASGLVGIAQDFGVNV
- a CDS encoding pentapeptide repeat-containing protein is translated as MVTRRATGTGGGPAVRGARRPDLRLPPLAPWADAELERDGDYDGLEFQRADLSGQQGGGARFMDCVLTGCVLDETGLGRARVLDSVLDGVRGVGTQLAEATFRDVEFRSPRLGGAQLHGAVLERVVVRGGKLDFLNLREARLKDVVFESCVLVEPDFGGARLERVEFIDCALKSADLSRATLKDVDLRGAAPLEITRGLDRLSGALIGTGQLLDLAPLLAAELGIKVEGA
- a CDS encoding MFS transporter, with the protein product MSIGRTGERGPVPAGTEAADPRRWWGLVVIALAQLMVVLDATIVNIALPSAQRALHMSDGNRQWVITAYTLAFGGLLLLGGRIADLVGRKRTFVIGLIGFALASALGGAAGSSGMLFGARALQGVFAALLAPSALSLLTTTFTDPRERGKAFGIYGALAGSGSAIGFILGGLLTEYLNWRWCLYVNVPIAVVAVLGAFALLHDRPGHGGTARLDVPGAVLGCGGLVAIVYGFSEAEPRGWTDPLVLALFAVGIALLAVFVWWQNRAPDPLLPLHIVRDRNRAGCFLTMLLAVIGMFGLFLFMTYYLQVILGYSPVRAGLGFLPLTAAIIIGSTQISARLLNRVAPRMLMVPGMLLACAGLLLLTRMTVHSSYTSEILPALLLLGLGMGLTFMPVFATATAGVAPRDSGVTSATVNTAQQVGGSIGTALLNTVATTSAAAYVTAHLRSPADRATVVPAGVVHGYTVAIWWAAAVMLLAAVVAGLMVTTKPPRHGVSAQAQVRESVG
- a CDS encoding GNAT family N-acetyltransferase yields the protein MIRTARPDDVPVIHTMIRELAEYEKEPDEARATEAQLHQALFGERPAAYAHLAVDDTTGEPAGFALWFLNFSTWRGVHGIHLEDLYVRPTARGGGHGRALLTGLARICAERGYERLEWSVLNWNRPAIGFYDKLGARPQDEWTVYRLTDDALADLARSAD
- a CDS encoding rhomboid-like protein; the encoded protein is MSRVGGVRRGFRAVVAYVRSAPGTYVWLGVLFVTTVAMHHMSPEFEKEFLRQRSTNIHELSQNPVRVLITSGMWIDGGRWLPYAVAYSVFHAQAERWLGTVRWVVVCVAAHVLATLISELALLRAINDGHAPASAVNTLDIGVSYALAGVMGVLTYRIAPPWRYAYLAVLLAVYTVPLVDGRTFTDVGHALAALIGLACYPLTRDRGSTWKPFRSRAAPSG
- a CDS encoding right-handed parallel beta-helix repeat-containing protein; translation: MKRCHLVYLACSAALVSAGVGAVPAAAAHQTLVVRPGGSIQKAVDAARAGDTVLVLAGTYHESVQIGTDRITLRGAGARTIVKPAAVKTGKDANTCAQNGNGICVLGTKKKDVRDVTVADLTVTGFARAGVFGMATDRMTVRHVHAVDNDTWGIAQERSTGGVFRENVAERNGDAGLFLANTIKEEAGAYDAGGALVEHNRLDDNRIGVTVRRLRDVNVQDNGISGNCAGVFVVGDENTPKAGHLTVARNRVTQNNKSCPKTERLPALQGSGIVLTGVEQTRVTGNYVRGNAGKSPLSGGIVLFKSMVGTLGENNRVDGNTLSANAPADLVNTDTGKGNRFERNSCRASKPAGLC